In Microbacterium sp. SLBN-146, one genomic interval encodes:
- a CDS encoding ATP-dependent Clp protease ATP-binding subunit, translating into MFERFTDRARRVVVLAQEEAKMLNHNYIGTEHILLGLIHEGEGVAAKALESLGISLDAVREQVQDIIGQGQQQPTGHIPFTPRAKKVLELSLREALQLGHNYIGTEHILLGLIREGEGVAAQVLVKLGADLNKVRQQVIQLLSGYQGKEPAGVAAGAGEQQAQGAQGGSAVLDQFGRNLTQAARDNKLDPVIGREKEIERVMQILSRRSKNNPVLIGEPGVGKTAVVEGLAQAIVKNDVPETLKDKQVYSLDLGSLIAGSRYRGDFEERLKKVTKEIRTRGDIIVFIDEIHTLVGAGAAEGAIDAASILKPLLARGELQTIGATTLDEYRKHFEKDAALERRFQPIQVAEPSLPHAINILKGLRDRYEAHHKVQITDGAIVAAANLADRYISDRFLPDKAIDLIDEAGARLRLSILSSPPELREFDEKIANVRQSKEQASEDQDFEKAASLRDEEKSLLAERLRLEKQWKSGDVATHAVVDEGLIAEVLAQATGIPVFKLTEEESSRLVFMEKALHQRVVGQEEAIAALSKTIRRQRAGLKDPKRPSGSFIFAGPTGVGKTELAKALAEFLFDDEAALISLDMSEFGEKHTVSRLFGAPPGFVGFEEGGQLTEKVRRKPFSVVLFDEIEKAHPDIFNSLLQILEEGRLTDGQGRVIDFKNTVIIMTTNLGSSAIAGGPVGFQVEGNAATSYERMKGKVDEELKRNFKPEFLNRLDDVIVFPQLSKDELRQIVGLFTKRLGDRLLDRDMTLELSDAAKDKLIEIGFDPTLGARPLRRAMQREVEDRLSEKILHGELNAGDHVKVDVENGEFAFEHGPRGDRVAVGALTSGDIATTPDLAANS; encoded by the coding sequence ATGTTCGAGAGATTCACGGATCGCGCCCGACGCGTGGTTGTGCTCGCCCAAGAAGAGGCGAAGATGCTCAACCACAACTACATCGGCACCGAGCACATCCTGCTCGGGCTGATCCACGAGGGGGAAGGTGTCGCCGCCAAGGCGCTCGAATCCCTCGGTATCTCGCTCGACGCCGTGCGCGAGCAGGTCCAGGACATCATCGGCCAGGGACAGCAGCAGCCGACGGGTCATATCCCGTTCACGCCGCGCGCGAAGAAGGTCCTCGAGCTGTCTCTGCGTGAAGCGCTGCAGCTCGGCCACAACTACATCGGCACGGAGCACATCCTGCTGGGACTCATCCGCGAGGGTGAGGGCGTCGCCGCACAGGTGCTCGTCAAGCTCGGCGCAGACCTCAACAAGGTGCGTCAGCAGGTCATCCAGCTCCTCAGCGGCTACCAGGGCAAGGAGCCCGCGGGTGTCGCGGCCGGCGCCGGCGAGCAGCAGGCGCAGGGTGCACAGGGCGGTTCGGCCGTCCTCGACCAGTTCGGACGGAACCTCACGCAGGCGGCGCGCGACAACAAGCTCGACCCCGTGATCGGGCGCGAGAAGGAGATCGAGCGGGTCATGCAGATCCTCTCGCGTCGCTCCAAGAACAACCCCGTCCTCATCGGCGAGCCCGGTGTCGGAAAGACCGCCGTCGTCGAGGGTCTCGCGCAGGCGATCGTCAAGAACGACGTCCCCGAGACGCTCAAGGACAAGCAGGTCTACTCGCTCGACCTCGGGTCGCTCATCGCCGGGTCCCGCTACCGCGGTGACTTTGAGGAGCGCCTCAAGAAGGTCACGAAGGAGATCCGCACGCGCGGTGACATCATCGTCTTCATCGATGAGATCCACACGCTCGTGGGTGCGGGAGCCGCCGAGGGCGCGATCGACGCGGCCTCCATCCTCAAGCCCCTCCTCGCGCGCGGTGAGCTCCAGACGATCGGTGCCACGACGCTCGACGAGTACCGGAAGCACTTCGAGAAGGATGCCGCGCTCGAGCGCCGCTTCCAGCCGATCCAGGTCGCCGAGCCGAGCCTTCCCCACGCGATCAACATCCTCAAAGGGCTGCGCGACCGCTACGAGGCGCACCACAAGGTGCAGATCACGGATGGCGCGATCGTCGCGGCGGCGAACCTGGCCGACCGCTACATCTCCGACCGGTTCCTGCCCGACAAGGCGATCGACCTGATCGATGAGGCGGGTGCGCGCCTGCGGCTCAGCATCCTCTCGAGCCCGCCGGAGCTGCGCGAGTTCGACGAGAAGATCGCGAACGTGCGCCAGAGCAAGGAGCAGGCGTCGGAGGACCAGGACTTCGAGAAGGCGGCATCGCTGCGTGACGAGGAGAAGTCGCTCCTCGCCGAGCGCCTGCGCCTCGAGAAGCAGTGGAAGTCGGGCGACGTCGCGACGCACGCCGTCGTCGACGAGGGCCTGATCGCCGAAGTGCTCGCCCAGGCCACCGGCATCCCCGTCTTCAAGCTGACGGAGGAGGAGTCGAGCCGTCTCGTCTTCATGGAGAAGGCGCTCCACCAGCGCGTCGTCGGTCAGGAAGAGGCGATCGCCGCGCTCTCCAAGACGATCCGCCGCCAGCGCGCGGGGCTCAAAGACCCCAAGCGTCCGTCGGGCTCGTTCATCTTCGCCGGCCCCACGGGCGTCGGAAAGACCGAGCTCGCCAAGGCGCTCGCCGAGTTCCTCTTCGACGACGAGGCCGCTCTGATCTCGCTCGACATGTCGGAGTTCGGTGAGAAGCACACTGTTTCGCGCCTGTTCGGTGCCCCTCCCGGATTCGTCGGGTTCGAAGAGGGCGGTCAGCTCACCGAGAAGGTGCGCCGGAAGCCGTTCTCGGTCGTGCTCTTCGACGAGATCGAGAAGGCTCACCCCGACATCTTCAACTCGCTCCTGCAGATCCTCGAAGAGGGTCGCCTGACCGACGGTCAGGGGCGCGTCATCGACTTCAAGAACACCGTCATCATCATGACGACCAACCTGGGTTCGTCGGCGATCGCCGGTGGTCCCGTTGGGTTCCAGGTCGAGGGCAATGCCGCGACGAGCTACGAGCGCATGAAGGGCAAGGTCGACGAGGAGCTCAAGCGCAACTTCAAGCCCGAGTTCCTCAACCGCCTCGACGACGTCATCGTCTTCCCGCAGCTGTCGAAGGATGAACTGCGCCAGATCGTGGGCCTCTTCACGAAGCGCCTCGGCGACCGCCTGCTCGACCGCGACATGACGCTCGAGCTGTCGGATGCCGCGAAGGACAAGCTCATCGAGATCGGGTTCGACCCGACGCTCGGCGCGCGGCCCCTTCGCCGTGCGATGCAGCGCGAGGTCGAGGATCGTCTCAGTGAGAAGATCCTGCACGGCGAGCTCAACGCGGGAGACCACGTGAAGGTCGATGTCGAGAACGGCGAGTTCGCTTTCGAGCACGGCCCGCGCGGCGACCGGGTTGCGGTCGGAGCGCTGACCTCGGGTGACATCGCGACGACTCCGGATCTCGCCGCCAACAGCTGA
- a CDS encoding putative zinc-binding metallopeptidase: protein MKAYRCRVCGNPLYFENSVCVSCGTALGYSRGERAIVPVDARGVYVDAEGWIWHVCRNLSLSGCTWLARLEGGQCESCDLTRTRPNDADAAGIRNFPVAERAKRHLIADLDALGFPVVGKTTDAVNGLAFDLLSSTAADVMIAHADGVITIDLAEGDDSHRERVRRQLDEPYRTMLGHFRHEVGHYFEWQLVERSDDEARRSRARELFGDETTDYAASVDRHYAEGPPSDWPEHYISAYATMHPYEDFAETWAHYLHICDTIETAVESGLVAPVELVGRERFRDLVTEVWMPLARALNLVNRSLGKDDLYPFVIAPRVLDKLDYIASLRPVSS from the coding sequence ATGAAGGCCTACCGCTGTCGCGTCTGCGGCAATCCCCTCTATTTCGAGAACTCGGTGTGCGTCTCGTGCGGGACGGCCCTCGGCTACTCGCGCGGTGAACGCGCGATCGTGCCGGTCGACGCCCGCGGTGTCTACGTCGACGCCGAGGGGTGGATCTGGCACGTGTGCAGGAACCTCTCGTTGTCGGGATGCACATGGCTCGCACGCCTCGAGGGGGGTCAGTGCGAGAGCTGCGACCTCACCCGCACGCGGCCCAACGACGCCGACGCCGCCGGCATCCGCAACTTCCCCGTCGCCGAGCGGGCGAAACGGCACCTGATCGCCGACCTGGATGCGCTCGGCTTTCCCGTCGTGGGCAAGACGACGGATGCCGTGAACGGACTCGCCTTCGATCTGCTCTCGTCGACCGCGGCCGACGTCATGATCGCCCACGCCGACGGGGTCATCACGATCGACCTCGCAGAGGGAGACGACTCGCATCGGGAACGCGTGCGGCGACAGCTCGACGAGCCGTATCGCACGATGCTCGGCCACTTCCGTCACGAGGTCGGCCACTACTTCGAGTGGCAGCTCGTGGAGCGGAGCGACGACGAGGCCCGGCGCTCCCGTGCGCGAGAACTGTTCGGTGACGAGACGACTGACTACGCGGCATCCGTCGACCGCCACTACGCGGAGGGTCCGCCCAGCGACTGGCCGGAGCACTACATCTCAGCCTACGCGACGATGCACCCCTACGAAGACTTCGCCGAGACGTGGGCGCACTACCTCCACATCTGCGACACGATCGAGACGGCCGTCGAATCCGGCCTCGTCGCCCCCGTCGAGCTCGTCGGACGGGAGCGCTTCCGCGATCTCGTCACCGAAGTGTGGATGCCGCTCGCACGCGCGCTCAACCTCGTGAATCGCTCACTCGGGAAAGACGACCTGTACCCCTTCGTCATCGCCCCGCGCGTACTCGACAAGCTCGACTACATCGCGTCGCTCCGGCCCGTCTCGAGCTAG
- a CDS encoding transglutaminase family protein, giving the protein MRYRVSHRTTYTYSGAVQDSVGLFHLVPRMLPWQDVSASDVEVSPEPGDLHRDVDHYGNATTYFHLTEPHSSLVIEATSDVDVTAPAYDAEALGAPWETARPLLDPRAPGAWAATEFALPSPRAAHVDEATQYAAASLTPGRPLGEAVTDLMHRIHADFAYDSTATTVTSTVADVMRTRAGVCQDFAHLALACLRGHGVAARYVSGYLATRTTAGTDRVVGADASHAWLAVWLPASDEWLAIDPTNDQWANDRYVTVAWGRDYGDVSPVKGIIFTKAKKSTLRVSVDVAPVADPAISIPS; this is encoded by the coding sequence ATGAGGTATCGGGTCTCGCACCGCACGACCTACACGTACAGCGGCGCCGTCCAGGACAGCGTGGGGCTCTTCCACCTCGTGCCGCGCATGCTGCCGTGGCAGGACGTTTCGGCGAGCGATGTCGAGGTCTCCCCCGAGCCAGGAGACCTGCACCGTGACGTCGACCACTACGGCAACGCGACCACGTACTTCCATCTCACGGAGCCGCATTCCTCACTCGTGATCGAGGCGACGAGCGACGTCGACGTGACCGCGCCCGCCTACGATGCCGAGGCGCTCGGCGCACCATGGGAGACCGCGCGGCCGCTCCTCGACCCCCGCGCTCCCGGCGCATGGGCGGCGACCGAGTTCGCCCTCCCGTCACCGCGTGCCGCACACGTCGACGAGGCGACACAGTACGCCGCGGCATCCCTCACCCCGGGTCGCCCGCTCGGCGAGGCGGTCACCGACCTCATGCACCGCATCCACGCCGACTTCGCCTACGACAGCACCGCGACCACGGTCACGAGCACCGTCGCCGACGTCATGCGCACGCGCGCGGGCGTCTGTCAGGACTTCGCCCACCTCGCTCTCGCGTGCCTGCGCGGGCACGGCGTCGCGGCCCGCTACGTCAGCGGCTATCTCGCGACGAGGACGACGGCGGGCACCGACCGTGTCGTCGGCGCCGACGCATCGCACGCGTGGCTCGCCGTCTGGCTGCCCGCAAGCGACGAGTGGCTCGCGATCGACCCCACCAACGACCAGTGGGCCAACGATCGCTACGTCACGGTCGCCTGGGGTCGGGACTACGGCGATGTGTCGCCGGTCAAGGGCATCATCTTCACGAAGGCGAAGAAGTCGACGCTGCGGGTGTCGGTCGATGTCGCGCCCGTCGCCGATCCCGCTATCAGCATCCCCTCCTGA
- a CDS encoding circularly permuted type 2 ATP-grasp protein — MSVLRDYATAVSQPTLPFDAPGTAAVTLGDALRYDEVVMPDGGLRPAWRAMASLALALTPDELRRVDGEIMRFLADEGVTYVDRGTGSQPWQLDPVPLVLDAADWSRLEVGLAQRAELLNAVLADLYGPQRLLSSGVIPASVIFGHSGFARPLARPSAATRQPLLLSGTDLGRDADGEWRVLADRVQAPSGLGYAMQNRRVISQVLTDLYHEDDLHRMEPYFAALRETLLSAADDLAADPRVVILTPGTHSETAFDQAFLANALGFPLVQGSDLVVRDGWVWMKPSGWPKKVPTERVDVILRRVDAEWCDPLELRSDSRLGVAGLTEAVRRGRVRLVNGLGAGVLENPALLPFMPVACELLLGEQLRLPSVTTAWCGDPDARATVLSRVAEGDPDLMVRPIDQSRATMAGLDAAELTARILAEPHRFVGQDLLPLSHVPVWNKDARADARPVVLRAFTLRYRSAYRPLVGGLASVREDAHGAPTTKDVWVLKADGADPDQGLPDIAPIDLARTVPSLGPRALADMFWAGRYAERAEDLLRLVLVTHQQLDNLGSAAARGSDESIRVLLATLRRLAGFRSDDPEAEFRSLLLDRTRGGSAAHSVARLRESFEGVRDQLSVDTWRVFSNIDRAVRALHASPRAHRSAESASRMLTALLSLYGVTANMIRDEGWHMIEAGRFLERSLQVCHLLAATTVDRRSPRVERDVLDAVLTSAESAVTHRRRFRGTVRPADTLELLLLDGDNPRSLAFALAEVRRHLAAMPASTGSTRAERLLEHLETALDATDVVDLVAGSNGRREHLAAFLADTTTQLQHLGNAITHQHFASGPPPVPLSDLSLIEERGATA; from the coding sequence GTGAGCGTGCTGCGCGACTACGCCACGGCAGTGTCACAGCCGACACTGCCGTTCGACGCGCCCGGCACCGCGGCGGTCACGCTCGGCGACGCGCTGCGCTACGACGAGGTCGTCATGCCCGACGGAGGCCTCCGCCCCGCATGGCGCGCGATGGCCTCCCTCGCTCTCGCCCTCACGCCCGACGAGCTCCGCCGCGTCGACGGCGAGATCATGCGCTTCCTCGCGGACGAAGGCGTCACGTACGTCGACCGTGGGACCGGCTCGCAGCCGTGGCAGCTCGATCCCGTCCCCCTCGTTCTGGATGCCGCGGACTGGAGCCGCCTCGAAGTCGGCCTCGCCCAGCGGGCCGAGCTCCTCAATGCCGTGCTCGCCGACCTGTACGGGCCGCAGCGGCTCCTGTCGTCCGGCGTGATCCCCGCGTCGGTCATCTTCGGCCATTCGGGGTTCGCACGCCCCCTCGCCCGGCCGAGCGCCGCCACGCGCCAACCGCTCCTGCTGTCGGGGACCGACCTCGGCCGCGACGCCGACGGCGAGTGGCGCGTCCTCGCCGATCGCGTGCAGGCACCGTCCGGCCTCGGCTACGCGATGCAGAACCGGCGCGTCATCTCGCAGGTGCTGACCGATCTGTACCACGAAGACGACCTGCACCGGATGGAACCGTACTTCGCGGCGCTCCGCGAAACGCTCCTAAGTGCCGCGGACGACCTCGCAGCCGACCCGCGCGTCGTCATCCTCACGCCGGGAACGCACTCCGAGACGGCATTCGATCAGGCCTTCCTCGCCAACGCCCTCGGCTTCCCGCTCGTGCAGGGGAGCGACCTCGTCGTCCGCGACGGCTGGGTATGGATGAAGCCGTCGGGGTGGCCGAAAAAGGTCCCCACGGAACGGGTCGACGTCATCCTGCGACGCGTGGACGCCGAATGGTGCGACCCGCTCGAACTGCGCTCGGACAGCCGACTGGGCGTCGCTGGTCTCACGGAAGCCGTCCGCCGCGGACGTGTGCGACTCGTCAACGGACTCGGCGCGGGCGTCCTCGAGAACCCCGCCCTCCTCCCGTTCATGCCCGTCGCGTGCGAACTGCTCCTCGGCGAGCAGCTCCGCCTCCCCTCCGTCACGACGGCGTGGTGCGGTGACCCCGATGCGCGGGCGACCGTCCTCTCGCGTGTCGCCGAGGGCGACCCGGACCTCATGGTCCGCCCCATCGACCAGTCGCGCGCCACGATGGCAGGACTCGATGCCGCGGAACTGACCGCGCGGATCCTGGCGGAACCGCACCGGTTCGTGGGTCAGGATCTCCTCCCGCTCTCCCACGTCCCTGTGTGGAACAAGGACGCGCGCGCGGACGCGCGCCCCGTCGTCCTCCGCGCCTTCACGCTGCGCTACCGCTCGGCCTACCGCCCCCTCGTGGGCGGGCTGGCCTCGGTGCGGGAGGATGCGCACGGGGCGCCGACGACGAAGGACGTCTGGGTCCTCAAGGCCGATGGGGCCGACCCCGATCAGGGTCTTCCCGACATCGCCCCCATCGACCTGGCCCGGACGGTTCCCTCACTCGGTCCGCGCGCGCTCGCCGACATGTTCTGGGCGGGGCGTTACGCCGAACGCGCGGAAGACCTCCTCCGACTCGTCCTCGTCACCCACCAGCAGCTCGACAACCTCGGAAGCGCAGCCGCACGCGGGTCCGACGAGAGCATCCGCGTCCTGCTCGCGACGCTGCGCCGGCTCGCAGGTTTCCGGTCCGACGATCCCGAGGCGGAGTTCCGCTCGCTTCTCCTCGATCGCACGCGCGGCGGATCGGCCGCGCACTCCGTCGCTCGCCTGCGGGAATCCTTCGAGGGTGTCCGCGACCAGCTGTCCGTCGACACATGGCGCGTGTTCTCGAACATCGACCGCGCCGTCCGGGCGCTCCACGCCTCGCCCCGCGCGCACCGGTCGGCGGAGTCGGCCTCCCGCATGCTCACGGCGCTCCTGTCCCTCTACGGGGTCACGGCGAACATGATCCGCGACGAAGGCTGGCACATGATCGAAGCGGGTCGCTTCCTCGAGCGATCCCTGCAGGTGTGCCACCTGCTCGCCGCGACGACCGTCGACCGTCGCTCGCCGCGCGTCGAGCGAGACGTGCTCGATGCGGTGCTCACGAGCGCCGAGAGCGCTGTGACGCATCGACGCCGGTTCCGAGGCACCGTCCGCCCCGCCGACACTCTCGAGCTCCTGCTGCTCGACGGCGACAACCCGCGTTCGCTCGCGTTCGCGCTCGCCGAAGTGCGCCGCCACCTCGCCGCCATGCCGGCATCCACGGGTTCGACGCGCGCCGAGCGACTCCTGGAGCACCTCGAGACCGCTCTCGACGCGACGGACGTCGTCGACCTCGTGGCGGGCTCGAACGGGCGCCGTGAGCACCTGGCCGCTTTCCTCGCCGACACGACGACGCAGTTGCAGCATCTCGGCAACGCCATCACCCACCAGCACTTCGCGAGCGGACCGCCACCCGTGCCGCTGTCCGACCTCTCCCTCATCGAAGAGAGAGGAGCGACGGCATGA
- a CDS encoding DUF2126 domain-containing protein codes for MSIKVALEHYTAYEFDRPVAVAPHVVRLRPAPHARTPIEAYSLDISPKEHFLNWQQDPFGNWLARIVFPERVSRLEIKVGLVADMMVVNPLDFFIEDYAERFPFAYAGDLATDLAPYLRPVDDSVAASQWRSALPPLPADGVPTVRFLADLNSAVNRTVAYSVRMETGVQTPDETLALGIGSCRDSAWLLVSLLRQYGLAARFVSGYLVQLASDQKAIDGPSGPENDFTDLHAWAEVFVPGAGWVGLDPTSALFAGEGHIPLSATPHPASAAPIEGATEPTSVQFTFHNEVRRIHEDPRTTKPYTPQQWERIDAVGEAVDARLRAGDVRLTMGGEPTFVALDDATSAEWNTDADGPRKRELANVLAERLRETYALGGVVHRGQGKWYPGEPLPRWNIALQWRTDGEPLWQDASLFADPWADAPDAATAPARANALARRTAELLGLPPAHALPAFEDPLAALAADLRTPEGPRPGIDDAAGIDAAALDAEVTEPTGWVLPLVPVGEWTSPAWRFRRGRLVLIPGTSAVGLRLPLDSVAWKDPEWTGEPSYLQAGAPLRHGIPSVSVADPEGAPTTALTFEARDGHVHVFLPPTDELADYADLLRLVETAATDTSTAVVLEGYGPPPDPRLAQLSVTPDPGVIEVNVQPTASWRAQRDLTFTLYDEARSARLATEKFDLDGTHTGTGGGNHLTLGGVEPIDSPLLRRPDLLASLVTYWQRHPALSYLFSGRFIGPTSQAPRFDEGRPEAVYEMEIALQEVRRLTREGTEDPSPWVVDRALRHLLTDLTGNTHRAEFCIDKLYSPDSSRGRLGLLELRGFEMPPHPELALVQALLVRSLVAMFWEKPLTAPLVRWGTTLHEDFLLPHGAVRDIAEVVSDLRAHGIPFEETWLDSFTEFRFPRIGMTRISATPGSTVTRPDLGEGGWTGFASSAGGETIELELRQAIEPWHVLGEEATAGGTSRYVDSSVERMQIKVHGIDPARHLVACNGVEVPLTSTGHPGEYYAGVRYRAWQPWSALHPSIEVHAPLTFDIVDIPSATSLGGATYHVVHPGGRSYEHPPVNANEAEARRSARFEPRGHTAGAFDVAAARAAGRRAASADYPRTLDLRRVPQE; via the coding sequence ATGTCGATCAAAGTCGCACTGGAGCACTACACGGCGTACGAGTTCGACCGCCCCGTCGCCGTCGCCCCCCACGTCGTGCGCCTGCGGCCCGCCCCTCACGCGCGCACGCCGATCGAGGCGTACTCATTGGATATCTCGCCGAAGGAGCACTTCCTCAACTGGCAGCAGGATCCTTTCGGCAATTGGCTCGCGCGGATCGTCTTCCCCGAGCGCGTGAGTCGACTGGAGATCAAGGTCGGGCTCGTCGCCGACATGATGGTCGTCAATCCGCTCGACTTCTTCATCGAGGATTACGCCGAGCGTTTCCCGTTCGCGTACGCGGGCGACCTGGCGACCGATCTCGCACCCTATCTCCGTCCCGTCGATGACAGCGTCGCCGCCTCCCAGTGGCGCTCGGCACTCCCGCCGCTTCCCGCTGACGGCGTGCCGACGGTGCGGTTCCTCGCCGACCTCAACAGCGCCGTCAACCGCACCGTCGCCTACAGCGTGCGGATGGAGACGGGGGTCCAAACCCCCGATGAGACGCTCGCGCTCGGGATCGGATCGTGCCGCGACAGCGCATGGCTCCTCGTGAGCCTCCTTCGCCAATACGGCCTGGCGGCCCGTTTCGTCTCGGGATACCTCGTGCAGCTCGCCTCGGACCAGAAGGCGATCGATGGGCCGAGCGGGCCCGAGAACGACTTCACCGACCTCCACGCGTGGGCTGAGGTCTTCGTCCCCGGGGCAGGCTGGGTCGGCCTCGACCCCACGAGCGCGCTGTTCGCGGGCGAGGGGCACATTCCGCTGTCGGCGACCCCGCACCCCGCCAGCGCCGCACCGATCGAAGGGGCGACCGAGCCCACCTCCGTCCAGTTCACGTTCCACAACGAGGTGCGCCGCATCCACGAGGATCCGCGCACGACGAAGCCCTACACGCCGCAGCAGTGGGAGCGCATCGATGCCGTGGGCGAGGCCGTCGACGCGCGCCTCCGCGCCGGCGACGTGCGCCTCACGATGGGCGGCGAGCCCACGTTCGTCGCGCTCGACGACGCCACGAGCGCGGAGTGGAACACCGACGCCGACGGTCCCCGCAAGCGCGAACTCGCCAACGTCCTGGCCGAGCGCTTGCGTGAGACGTATGCGCTCGGCGGCGTCGTGCACCGCGGCCAGGGCAAGTGGTACCCGGGCGAACCGCTCCCCCGCTGGAACATCGCCCTGCAGTGGCGCACCGACGGCGAGCCGCTGTGGCAGGACGCGTCGCTGTTCGCCGACCCGTGGGCGGATGCGCCGGATGCCGCGACGGCACCTGCCCGCGCGAACGCCCTCGCGCGGCGCACGGCGGAGCTCCTGGGCCTCCCGCCCGCGCACGCGCTTCCCGCTTTCGAGGATCCACTCGCGGCCCTCGCCGCCGATCTCCGCACGCCGGAGGGCCCTCGCCCCGGCATCGACGACGCGGCGGGCATCGACGCCGCAGCCCTCGACGCGGAGGTGACCGAGCCGACGGGGTGGGTCCTCCCCCTCGTCCCGGTCGGAGAGTGGACGAGCCCCGCGTGGCGGTTCCGCCGCGGGCGGCTCGTCCTGATCCCCGGAACGAGCGCCGTCGGGCTCCGACTCCCGCTGGATTCCGTCGCATGGAAGGACCCCGAGTGGACGGGCGAGCCGTCGTACCTCCAGGCGGGGGCGCCCCTGCGACACGGCATCCCTTCCGTCTCCGTCGCCGATCCCGAGGGTGCTCCGACGACGGCGCTGACGTTCGAGGCCCGCGACGGGCACGTGCACGTGTTCCTCCCGCCGACCGACGAGCTCGCCGACTACGCAGACCTGCTGCGGCTCGTCGAGACCGCCGCGACGGACACGTCGACCGCCGTCGTCCTGGAGGGGTACGGCCCGCCGCCGGACCCACGGCTCGCACAGCTCAGCGTCACGCCCGATCCCGGCGTCATCGAGGTCAACGTGCAGCCGACGGCGTCGTGGCGGGCGCAGCGCGATCTCACCTTCACGCTCTACGACGAAGCACGGTCGGCGCGGCTCGCGACGGAGAAGTTCGACCTCGACGGGACGCACACGGGAACGGGCGGCGGCAACCACCTGACGCTCGGCGGCGTCGAGCCGATCGATTCCCCGCTCCTGCGGCGCCCCGACCTGCTCGCGAGCCTCGTGACGTACTGGCAGCGGCATCCGGCCCTCTCCTATCTCTTCTCGGGACGCTTCATCGGGCCGACGAGTCAAGCCCCGCGCTTCGACGAAGGGCGTCCCGAGGCGGTGTACGAGATGGAGATCGCGCTGCAGGAAGTGCGCCGACTCACTCGCGAGGGCACCGAGGACCCGTCGCCGTGGGTTGTGGACCGAGCGCTCCGCCACCTCCTCACCGACCTGACGGGCAACACCCACCGCGCCGAGTTCTGCATCGACAAGCTCTACAGTCCCGATTCCTCCCGCGGACGCCTGGGGCTCCTCGAACTGCGCGGGTTCGAGATGCCGCCGCACCCCGAACTCGCCCTCGTGCAGGCGCTCCTCGTGCGGAGTCTCGTCGCGATGTTCTGGGAGAAGCCGTTGACGGCTCCCCTCGTGCGGTGGGGGACGACGCTCCACGAGGACTTCCTGCTGCCCCACGGCGCCGTCCGCGACATCGCCGAGGTCGTCTCGGATCTGCGGGCGCACGGCATCCCGTTCGAAGAGACCTGGCTCGACTCCTTCACCGAGTTCCGCTTCCCGCGGATCGGGATGACGCGCATCAGCGCGACACCGGGATCGACCGTGACCCGCCCCGACCTCGGGGAGGGCGGATGGACGGGCTTCGCGTCGAGCGCGGGCGGCGAGACGATCGAACTCGAACTCCGCCAGGCGATCGAACCGTGGCACGTCCTCGGGGAGGAGGCGACGGCGGGCGGCACTTCGCGCTACGTCGATTCCTCCGTCGAACGGATGCAGATCAAAGTGCACGGCATCGACCCCGCGCGTCACCTCGTGGCGTGCAACGGCGTCGAGGTGCCACTCACGTCGACGGGACACCCCGGCGAGTACTACGCGGGCGTCCGCTATCGCGCATGGCAGCCGTGGTCGGCGCTGCATCCGTCGATCGAGGTGCACGCCCCTCTCACGTTCGACATCGTCGACATTCCGTCGGCGACGAGCCTCGGCGGAGCCACGTACCATGTGGTACATCCCGGAGGTCGCTCCTACGAGCATCCGCCGGTCAATGCCAACGAGGCCGAAGCCCGACGATCGGCCCGCTTCGAACCACGGGGGCATACGGCCGGCGCGTTCGATGTCGCTGCCGCGAGAGCCGCAGGACGCCGCGCCGCGAGCGCGGACTATCCCCGCACACTTGACCTGAGGAGAGTGCCGCAAGAGTGA
- a CDS encoding amino-acid N-acetyltransferase, whose translation MTDAAFTVRAARAADVRGIRDLLEPYVQRRILLGKDLVVLYEALQQFVVAEDAHGRLIGCGALHVIWEDLGEVRTLIVVDEWLHHGVGRAIVDALEANARQLGLARLFCLTFEVDFFLRRGFSPIGEQVVDPDVYSQLIRSPDEGVAEFLDLAHVKPNTLGNTRMLKNL comes from the coding sequence ATGACCGACGCCGCCTTCACTGTCCGTGCGGCCCGTGCCGCCGACGTGCGCGGCATCCGCGACCTGCTCGAGCCGTATGTGCAGCGGCGCATCTTGCTGGGCAAGGATCTCGTCGTCCTCTACGAAGCGCTGCAGCAGTTCGTCGTCGCCGAAGACGCGCACGGCCGGCTCATCGGCTGTGGCGCGCTCCACGTCATCTGGGAGGACCTGGGAGAGGTGCGGACCCTCATCGTCGTCGACGAATGGCTGCACCACGGTGTGGGTCGTGCCATCGTCGATGCTCTCGAGGCGAACGCGCGGCAGCTCGGACTCGCGCGCCTGTTCTGCCTCACCTTCGAAGTCGACTTCTTCCTGCGACGCGGATTCTCGCCGATCGGCGAGCAGGTCGTCGATCCCGACGTCTACTCGCAGCTCATCCGGAGCCCCGACGAGGGCGTCGCGGAGTTCCTCGATCTGGCGCACGTCAAGCCGAACACCCTCGGCAACACCCGCATGCTCAAGAACCTCTGA